From the genome of Segatella hominis, one region includes:
- a CDS encoding Type 1 glutamine amidotransferase-like domain-containing protein yields the protein MKRLFLCSSFADVANLFVDCAKEDLQGKIIAFIPTASLTEPIRFYVKKGKKALEEAGMIVEEVEITQLSKEEISSILHKCDYIYITGGNTFFLLQELKRKGVDKIISKQVKLGKLYIGESAGAIIASPDAEYMRSVNFDPIEKAPELKDCTSLDLVDFYTIPHYGNFPFKKKGEKIVQLYNEKLQLIPISNKQAVIIEDSNIQIKDAK from the coding sequence ATGAAAAGATTATTTTTATGCTCATCATTTGCTGATGTTGCTAATCTATTTGTCGATTGTGCCAAAGAAGATTTGCAAGGGAAAATTATAGCTTTTATACCAACTGCAAGCCTTACAGAACCAATACGATTCTATGTAAAAAAGGGGAAAAAGGCTTTAGAAGAAGCAGGAATGATTGTTGAAGAAGTCGAGATTACCCAACTGTCCAAAGAGGAAATATCTTCTATATTACATAAATGCGATTATATCTACATAACAGGTGGAAATACATTTTTCCTTTTGCAAGAGTTAAAAAGAAAAGGTGTTGATAAAATTATATCTAAACAAGTGAAATTGGGTAAACTGTATATTGGGGAATCTGCCGGAGCAATAATAGCCTCTCCCGATGCAGAATATATGAGAAGTGTGAATTTTGATCCAATAGAAAAGGCTCCTGAATTGAAAGACTGTACTTCTTTAGATTTGGTCGATTTTTATACGATTCCCCATTATGGAAATTTTCCATTCAAGAAAAAAGGTGAAAAGATAGTTCAACTATATAATGAGAAGTTGCAGCTTATTCCTATAAGTAATAAACAAGCTGTTATTATTGAAGATTCAAATATTCAAATTAAAGATGCAAAATGA
- a CDS encoding GLPGLI family protein → MVVKRFIISISVLFFYALLLQAKNEVIDHGQFLCSYYYCYSKDTIKNDEKGEDLLFLSIGKNVSKCYSYYTYQSDSLQSTEDGKAKFRALFKEALKREGYMTNSFPHRRMTACVYKNYPQNMMTVTDDLMSQYYEYSDSLGVQNWVVEGDSIKSILGYNCQKATCRFRGRSWTAWFALDVPMSDGPWKFCGLPGLIMEVYDKGRQQYFCIKGLQKDAGTPIVYDVFNRKRIKIDRKTFLKSEYNYFHNQNSIDEATSGISLGLSDEKRNYDLIERE, encoded by the coding sequence ATGGTTGTTAAGAGATTTATTATAAGTATATCGGTATTATTCTTTTATGCACTTTTGTTGCAAGCTAAGAATGAGGTTATAGATCATGGGCAATTTTTGTGCTCATATTATTATTGTTATTCGAAAGATACGATAAAGAATGATGAGAAAGGAGAGGATTTGCTCTTTCTTTCTATCGGAAAGAATGTTTCAAAATGCTATAGTTATTATACTTACCAGTCTGATTCCTTGCAATCTACAGAAGATGGCAAGGCAAAGTTTCGTGCATTGTTTAAAGAAGCGCTTAAGCGAGAAGGGTATATGACTAATTCTTTTCCACATCGCAGAATGACGGCGTGCGTCTATAAGAATTATCCGCAGAATATGATGACGGTAACGGACGATCTGATGTCTCAGTATTATGAATATAGTGATAGCTTGGGTGTACAGAATTGGGTTGTAGAAGGTGATAGCATTAAAAGCATATTAGGCTATAACTGCCAGAAGGCAACCTGCAGATTCCGTGGTCGCTCTTGGACGGCATGGTTTGCCTTGGATGTTCCTATGAGTGATGGCCCTTGGAAATTTTGTGGTCTTCCTGGTTTGATTATGGAAGTGTATGACAAGGGGAGACAGCAATATTTTTGCATCAAGGGATTGCAGAAGGATGCTGGCACGCCTATCGTTTATGATGTTTTCAATAGAAAACGGATAAAGATAGACCGGAAAACTTTTCTGAAGTCTGAATATAATTATTTTCATAATCAAAATAGCATAGACGAGGCTACGTCAGGTATATCCTTAGGTCTGTCAGACGAAAAACGTAACTATGACTTGATAGAAAGAGAATAG
- a CDS encoding GLPGLI family protein gives MEKMKSLVALTILAYMGIECCYAQKKIDEAYLKCQYDYTYVVDTLSGKTAKDWLVLQIGKNMSKCYSYYSMQVDSIFASPDRDVILRQQINAAIGSKTEWPHKRMKAYVYKNYPQRKMTVTDGLLMQDYIYEDTLYAQNWVIQDSSKLILGHECQKAVCQYRGHCWTAWFAMDIPITDGPWKLCGLPGLIMEATTEDNSHAFKLLGMEKVSKEPIVFSKTYVGNNKFEKTTFEKFLKEQYIFLFGDFQSQTQLQGIDIPQIEKVGSKKWKYKPLECL, from the coding sequence ATGGAGAAAATGAAAAGTTTGGTGGCATTAACAATCTTAGCCTATATGGGGATAGAATGTTGTTATGCCCAGAAAAAAATAGATGAGGCTTATCTGAAATGTCAATATGATTATACTTATGTAGTGGATACTTTGTCTGGAAAAACAGCCAAGGATTGGTTGGTGCTGCAGATAGGTAAAAATATGTCCAAATGCTATAGTTATTATAGTATGCAGGTAGATTCTATTTTTGCTTCTCCTGATAGAGATGTAATACTGCGCCAGCAGATAAATGCTGCGATAGGTAGTAAGACCGAGTGGCCTCATAAAAGGATGAAAGCCTATGTGTACAAAAACTATCCGCAAAGAAAGATGACTGTAACAGATGGCTTACTGATGCAAGATTATATTTATGAAGATACTTTATATGCTCAGAATTGGGTAATACAAGATTCTTCTAAATTAATCTTGGGACATGAGTGCCAAAAAGCAGTCTGTCAATATCGTGGTCATTGTTGGACTGCATGGTTTGCTATGGATATTCCAATAACTGACGGTCCTTGGAAATTATGTGGATTGCCGGGACTGATCATGGAGGCTACTACGGAAGATAATAGCCATGCCTTTAAACTTCTTGGCATGGAAAAGGTGTCAAAGGAGCCGATTGTCTTTAGCAAGACTTACGTTGGAAACAACAAATTTGAGAAGACTACATTTGAAAAATTCTTAAAGGAACAATATATATTTCTTTTTGGAGATTTCCAGTCACAAACGCAACTACAGGGCATTGATATTCCCCAGATAGAAAAAGTTGGGTCTAAAAAGTGGAAATATAAACCATTAGAATGTTTGTAA
- a CDS encoding GLPGLI family protein produces MKRKCFIFLFLTFYLIGFAQNKKIDTANMLCSYVYEYLTDTLSGEQQRKEDLLYLQIGAECSKCYSYYTYQCDSLMASPNGDKLWDSFLTEAVGKGLKGKQLYNAIPHRRMSATIYKNYPQGKITVTDFLLGQYYLYEDALNSQEWNMENDSTKMVLGHECQKATCCFRGRQWTAWFALDVPVSDGPWKFCGLPGLIMEVYDRGKQYYFCINGMQQVSAKPITFGVQDKEFKRFQKTTRKDFLQSKYKYLKNWNSINEASTGISLGGSDEALKYDLIEKE; encoded by the coding sequence ATGAAGAGAAAGTGTTTCATATTTCTATTTTTAACTTTTTATCTTATTGGCTTTGCCCAAAATAAGAAGATAGATACGGCTAATATGCTGTGTAGCTATGTATATGAATATCTTACGGATACGCTGTCTGGAGAACAACAGCGCAAGGAAGATTTGCTCTATCTGCAAATCGGAGCAGAGTGTTCAAAATGCTATAGCTATTATACTTATCAGTGTGATTCTCTGATGGCTTCTCCTAATGGCGATAAACTATGGGATAGCTTCTTGACTGAAGCTGTTGGAAAAGGATTGAAAGGAAAGCAATTATACAATGCCATACCACATCGCAGAATGTCTGCAACCATCTACAAGAATTATCCGCAAGGAAAGATAACTGTTACCGACTTCTTGCTGGGACAATATTACCTTTATGAGGATGCTTTAAACTCACAGGAGTGGAATATGGAAAATGACAGCACGAAGATGGTGCTCGGTCATGAATGCCAAAAGGCTACCTGCTGCTTCCGGGGAAGACAATGGACTGCCTGGTTTGCTTTGGATGTTCCTGTAAGTGACGGTCCCTGGAAGTTCTGCGGACTCCCTGGCTTGATTATGGAAGTGTATGATAGGGGAAAGCAATACTATTTCTGTATCAATGGAATGCAGCAGGTTAGTGCAAAACCTATTACTTTTGGGGTACAGGACAAGGAATTCAAGCGCTTTCAGAAAACGACAAGAAAGGATTTCCTGCAATCAAAATATAAGTATCTGAAAAATTGGAACAGTATCAACGAGGCTTCAACGGGAATATCTCTGGGTGGTTCGGATGAGGCTCTGAAATATGATCTGATAGAAAAAGAATAA
- a CDS encoding carboxypeptidase-like regulatory domain-containing protein, translated as MKQLFLYLWFICMSTLTYAQQVTLSGKVEDAYTGNGLQGVMVTIRPAAGNRILKFTKTQADGSFLLSLNAIPDGRNVLHFSMMGYATKVIPLSKDTTQYHVLLTEQATKLKDVVVKAPSIRQRGDTISYNVASFADANDKSLADVLKKMPGMEVSDKGEIKYNGKAINKFYIEGHDMLGGRYSIATNNIHQKDVGSVEVMTNHQPIKALEDMSFSQDPAINIKLKESAKSRLVGTLKAGGGMEQKKGEKFGKLNVWEGEMSLMRFAKKAQSLNTFKSNNIGTDVTGEGNLLFSDDGTGVMRNSYNLKDYVNVTPDQLADISDSRVRKNQTHVFTTNNLWVLGKNTDLSSQIVYTHDRLLSSSFSNTQYFLNDSTIYDVEDEQAKQKQNRLVADFTLTSNGEKSYVANQLSADLAWNDVMMDIAGSYPNHQQVKMPKYKVSDKLELLHRSGKRTYTFNTYNAYMVNPHSLSVDNLQQTAYQSVRSAAFFSHTNTSLGFFLKPFTVMMKVGLQVLSRTMKSHLEGVPDSLGNMRNQIGMTFFRAYASPEAEYNQGGWHIRFQMPITFTPYYYNDKLMGAKENASKTQVAPQLSVSYFLTARLQATLSGGIAQREVDEQNFYQGLLMRDYRNLYTGFVDYTADKSKHVSFNINYKRPLATIFANAYIRKSWSDSHLTVARDFVGDYIINSYFSNSSSSENLMAGGKVSKGLGFMHGLVSVGFDYLRFDGFLRQNDSPSAYSSDNYMLSAKWSGRPVDWFNFTYELNWDKDKMVLKNMGFDSSSTNLAQHLTFNFQPLKSWFIKLHGEHYRNQIADHQHKNLTLADASTSYGFRNGMELSLTALNLFNQRTYGYTVYSGLTRTSKEYQLRGRTILMSIFFHF; from the coding sequence ATGAAGCAACTGTTTTTATATCTGTGGTTTATCTGTATGAGCACTTTGACCTATGCCCAGCAAGTCACCTTGTCGGGTAAGGTGGAAGATGCCTATACGGGCAACGGGTTGCAGGGAGTGATGGTTACCATCCGACCTGCTGCCGGCAATAGAATCCTGAAGTTTACCAAGACGCAGGCAGATGGAAGTTTCCTGCTGTCGCTCAATGCTATTCCGGATGGTCGTAACGTGCTGCATTTCTCAATGATGGGATATGCTACGAAAGTTATCCCCTTATCAAAGGATACTACCCAATATCATGTGCTCCTGACGGAGCAGGCTACAAAGCTGAAGGATGTTGTGGTGAAGGCTCCAAGCATCCGGCAGCGAGGCGATACCATCTCCTACAATGTGGCAAGCTTTGCCGATGCCAACGACAAGAGTCTGGCTGATGTCTTGAAGAAGATGCCGGGAATGGAGGTGTCGGATAAGGGAGAAATCAAATATAACGGCAAAGCAATCAATAAGTTTTATATCGAAGGACATGATATGCTCGGCGGCCGCTATTCCATCGCCACCAACAATATCCATCAGAAGGATGTCGGTTCGGTAGAGGTGATGACCAATCATCAACCTATCAAGGCTTTGGAAGATATGTCGTTTTCGCAAGACCCTGCCATCAACATCAAACTGAAGGAATCTGCCAAGAGTCGTCTGGTAGGAACGTTGAAGGCAGGTGGCGGTATGGAGCAGAAGAAAGGGGAGAAGTTTGGTAAGCTGAATGTCTGGGAAGGCGAGATGTCGTTGATGCGCTTTGCCAAGAAAGCCCAGTCGCTCAATACCTTCAAGAGTAATAATATAGGTACGGATGTAACCGGTGAAGGCAATCTCCTCTTTTCGGATGATGGCACTGGAGTGATGAGAAATTCTTATAATCTGAAAGATTATGTGAATGTTACGCCCGACCAGCTGGCGGATATTTCAGACAGCCGTGTGCGTAAGAACCAGACCCATGTTTTCACAACCAATAATCTCTGGGTGTTAGGCAAAAATACAGATTTGTCTTCTCAGATAGTCTATACCCACGACCGTCTTCTTTCTTCCTCATTCAGTAATACCCAGTATTTTCTGAATGATTCAACCATTTATGATGTAGAGGATGAACAGGCAAAGCAGAAGCAGAACAGATTGGTTGCCGACTTTACGCTGACTTCGAATGGCGAAAAGTCGTATGTTGCCAATCAGCTTTCCGCCGACCTGGCCTGGAATGATGTCATGATGGATATTGCCGGCTCTTATCCTAATCATCAGCAGGTCAAGATGCCGAAATATAAAGTATCAGACAAGCTGGAACTGTTGCATCGGAGTGGTAAGCGAACCTATACCTTTAACACGTATAATGCTTATATGGTGAATCCGCACTCTCTGTCTGTTGATAATTTGCAGCAAACGGCTTATCAAAGCGTTCGTTCGGCAGCATTCTTCAGTCATACCAATACTTCGCTCGGTTTTTTCCTCAAGCCTTTTACCGTAATGATGAAGGTAGGCTTGCAGGTATTGAGCAGAACGATGAAGAGTCATCTGGAGGGAGTGCCCGATTCTCTGGGAAATATGCGCAATCAGATAGGCATGACCTTCTTCCGTGCCTATGCATCGCCGGAGGCAGAGTATAACCAGGGTGGCTGGCATATCCGTTTCCAGATGCCTATCACCTTTACACCTTATTATTATAATGATAAGTTGATGGGAGCGAAAGAGAACGCCAGCAAGACACAGGTTGCTCCTCAACTCAGCGTGAGCTATTTCCTTACAGCCCGTTTGCAGGCTACGCTTTCCGGTGGAATCGCTCAGCGGGAAGTGGATGAACAGAATTTCTATCAGGGACTGCTGATGCGTGATTACCGTAATCTTTATACGGGTTTCGTGGATTATACCGCCGACAAGAGCAAGCATGTTTCCTTCAACATCAACTATAAGCGTCCTCTTGCTACCATCTTTGCCAATGCCTACATCCGCAAGAGCTGGTCCGACAGTCATCTTACGGTGGCTCGTGATTTTGTGGGTGATTATATCATCAACTCCTATTTCTCCAACAGCAGCAGTTCTGAAAACCTGATGGCTGGTGGAAAGGTGAGTAAGGGATTGGGATTCATGCATGGACTCGTTAGCGTAGGTTTTGATTATCTGAGGTTTGATGGCTTCCTGCGTCAGAACGATTCTCCTTCAGCCTATTCATCTGATAACTATATGTTGTCGGCAAAATGGAGTGGTCGTCCTGTGGATTGGTTCAATTTCACCTATGAGCTGAACTGGGATAAGGATAAGATGGTATTGAAAAATATGGGTTTCGATTCTTCCTCTACCAATCTTGCCCAGCATCTCACTTTCAACTTCCAGCCATTGAAGTCATGGTTCATCAAATTACATGGAGAGCATTATCGCAATCAGATAGCAGATCATCAGCACAAGAATCTTACTCTTGCCGATGCATCCACCAGTTATGGCTTTAGGAATGGTATGGAATTGAGTTTGACTGCGCTTAATCTTTTCAATCAGCGCACCTACGGTTATACTGTTTATTCTGGGTTGACCCGTACGAGCAAGGAGTATCAGTTGCGAGGTAGGACAATACTGATGTCGATATTCTTTCATTTTTGA
- the trmB gene encoding tRNA (guanosine(46)-N7)-methyltransferase TrmB, which produces MSKGKLAKFADMERFENVFQYPYSVVDDVPFDMKGKWREMYFHNDNPIVLELGCGKGEYTVELAKLYPEMNFIGVDIKGARMWTGAKKAIEEGQKNVAFLRTNIEIIDRFFAEDEVQEIWLTFSDPQMKNPRKRLTSTYFMNRYRHFLVDGGIIHLKTDSNFLFTYTTYMVDGNHLPVLFRTEDLYHQEGIDEETRKILSIQTYYESMWIERGLNIKYQKFALPREGELVEPDIEIPLDDYRSYRRDKRSSKDTAK; this is translated from the coding sequence ATGAGCAAAGGAAAATTAGCTAAGTTTGCGGATATGGAGCGTTTCGAGAACGTGTTCCAGTATCCATATAGTGTTGTAGATGACGTGCCTTTCGATATGAAGGGCAAGTGGCGTGAGATGTATTTCCACAATGACAATCCTATCGTGCTGGAGTTGGGATGCGGCAAGGGTGAATATACCGTGGAACTTGCCAAGCTCTATCCAGAGATGAACTTCATCGGTGTGGATATCAAGGGCGCAAGAATGTGGACCGGTGCCAAGAAGGCGATAGAGGAAGGACAGAAGAACGTGGCTTTCCTCCGTACCAACATCGAGATTATCGACCGCTTCTTTGCCGAGGATGAGGTGCAGGAAATCTGGCTCACCTTCTCTGACCCGCAGATGAAGAACCCTCGCAAGCGTCTTACATCTACATACTTCATGAACCGTTATCGTCACTTCCTCGTGGATGGCGGCATCATTCATTTGAAAACAGATTCCAACTTCCTCTTCACTTATACTACTTATATGGTGGATGGCAACCATCTGCCTGTGCTCTTCCGCACCGAGGATCTCTATCATCAGGAGGGTATCGATGAGGAAACCCGTAAGATTCTTTCCATCCAGACCTATTATGAGAGTATGTGGATAGAGCGTGGTTTGAATATCAAATATCAGAAGTTTGCCTTGCCACGTGAGGGTGAGCTGGTGGAACCTGATATTGAGATTCCGTTGGATGATTATCGCAGTTATCGCCGTGATAAGAGAAGCTCAAAGGATACAGCGAAGTAA
- a CDS encoding beta-glucosidase, translating to MNYKKLALTVAAGAMATTMMAQSAPKLNANNIDEVIKAMTLEEKAQMLVGGGNDGFVGSGAMLGHQKKFVPGAAGTTVAIPRLGIPTTVQCDGPAGVHIDAHREGDSRSYFATGFPIGTCLASTWNTDLVRKVGEAIGNETLEYGCDVVLGPGMNLHRNPLCGRNFEYYSEDPIVTGLIGTAFVQGVQSQGVGVSAKHFAVNSQETDRTKVDERLSQRALRELYLKGFEMMVRKSNPWTIMSAYNKINGVYAQGNKDLLTDILRNDWGYKGIVETDWIGKRADLPLEQEVEAGNDLMMPGYPAQVQDIVDAVKNGKLDIKDVDRNVRRMLEYIVKTPRFKGYKYSGEPDLKAHAAITRQSSTEGMVLLKNDAALPIQGLKTVALFGVNSYDFMSGGLGSGAVNVGYSVDMVTGLKNIGVATTPQLTEIYQNYVKYAKAKLKADKNPMMWFLDQGQPKLDEIEITERCVAGEEPKADAAIITIGRQAGEGMDRQINGEFNLSQIEQDMIFRVSDAFHAKGKKVIVIINSGSVMETASWRDRVDAILVAWQPGIEGGNSVADILTGKVNPSGKLTMTWPIAATDHPSTANFAKDYDMYTYKNLLDWSKGNIKGYDYSNHEEDIYVGYRYFDTFKKNVAYPFGYGLSYTTFEFGKPSVKAKGNNIEVSVTIKNTGKVAGKEVAEVYVTAPKGAYEKPAKELKTFGKTKLLNPGESQTLKMTLEKRDLASFDEANSQWKVDAGNYLFKVGSDVENIKGTATLKVAEYTEKTSNACAPKVQLNYLKQK from the coding sequence ATGAACTACAAGAAATTGGCTCTTACCGTTGCGGCAGGAGCAATGGCAACTACAATGATGGCGCAATCTGCACCAAAACTGAATGCCAACAACATCGACGAAGTAATCAAGGCGATGACCTTGGAAGAAAAAGCCCAGATGCTGGTAGGCGGTGGTAACGATGGATTCGTGGGCAGTGGCGCTATGCTCGGACATCAGAAGAAGTTCGTGCCGGGTGCTGCGGGTACTACTGTAGCCATCCCTCGTCTCGGCATTCCTACTACCGTACAGTGTGATGGTCCTGCCGGAGTTCATATCGATGCTCATCGCGAAGGTGACAGCCGTAGCTATTTTGCTACCGGTTTCCCTATCGGAACCTGTCTGGCTTCTACCTGGAACACCGACCTGGTGCGCAAGGTGGGTGAGGCAATCGGTAACGAAACCCTGGAGTATGGCTGTGATGTTGTGCTCGGACCGGGTATGAACCTGCATCGCAATCCGCTCTGTGGCCGTAACTTTGAGTATTATTCTGAAGACCCAATCGTAACAGGTCTTATCGGAACCGCCTTTGTACAGGGTGTGCAGAGTCAGGGCGTGGGTGTAAGTGCCAAGCACTTTGCCGTGAACTCTCAGGAAACTGACCGTACCAAGGTGGATGAGCGATTGAGTCAGCGTGCTCTCCGTGAGCTGTATCTGAAAGGTTTCGAGATGATGGTTCGCAAGAGCAATCCTTGGACTATCATGTCTGCCTATAATAAGATTAACGGTGTTTATGCCCAGGGCAACAAGGACCTCCTTACCGATATTCTCCGCAACGACTGGGGATATAAGGGAATCGTGGAGACTGACTGGATTGGTAAGCGTGCCGACCTTCCTCTGGAACAGGAAGTTGAGGCAGGCAACGACCTGATGATGCCGGGTTATCCAGCACAGGTGCAGGATATTGTTGATGCCGTAAAGAATGGCAAGCTGGATATCAAGGATGTGGACCGCAATGTTCGCCGTATGCTCGAATATATCGTGAAGACTCCTCGATTCAAGGGATATAAATATAGTGGTGAGCCAGACTTGAAGGCTCATGCAGCCATCACCCGTCAGAGTTCTACCGAGGGTATGGTGCTCCTGAAGAATGATGCCGCTCTTCCTATCCAGGGCTTGAAGACCGTGGCACTCTTCGGTGTCAACTCTTACGACTTCATGTCGGGTGGTCTTGGTAGTGGAGCCGTTAATGTAGGCTATTCTGTGGATATGGTTACCGGTTTGAAGAACATCGGTGTGGCAACTACTCCTCAGCTTACGGAAATCTATCAGAATTATGTGAAGTATGCCAAGGCTAAGTTGAAGGCAGACAAGAATCCGATGATGTGGTTCCTGGATCAGGGTCAGCCTAAGCTCGATGAAATCGAGATTACTGAGCGCTGTGTAGCTGGCGAGGAGCCAAAGGCAGACGCTGCCATCATCACCATCGGTCGTCAGGCAGGTGAGGGAATGGATCGCCAGATCAATGGTGAGTTCAACCTCAGTCAGATAGAGCAGGATATGATTTTCCGTGTATCTGATGCTTTTCATGCCAAGGGCAAGAAGGTGATTGTCATCATCAACTCTGGTTCTGTGATGGAGACAGCCAGCTGGAGAGACCGTGTGGATGCTATTCTTGTAGCTTGGCAGCCAGGTATCGAGGGTGGTAACTCTGTAGCTGATATTCTGACCGGTAAGGTGAATCCATCGGGTAAGTTGACCATGACCTGGCCTATCGCTGCTACCGATCATCCATCTACTGCCAACTTCGCCAAGGATTACGATATGTACACCTACAAGAATCTGCTGGATTGGAGCAAGGGTAACATCAAGGGTTACGATTATAGCAACCACGAGGAGGATATCTATGTAGGCTACCGCTACTTCGACACCTTCAAGAAGAATGTGGCTTATCCATTCGGTTATGGTTTGAGCTATACTACCTTCGAGTTTGGCAAGCCATCAGTCAAGGCTAAAGGCAACAATATCGAGGTTAGCGTAACTATCAAGAATACCGGTAAGGTTGCCGGCAAGGAAGTTGCTGAGGTTTATGTTACCGCTCCAAAGGGCGCTTACGAGAAGCCAGCCAAGGAGCTCAAGACCTTCGGCAAGACCAAGTTGCTGAATCCAGGTGAGAGCCAGACTTTGAAGATGACCCTCGAAAAGCGCGATCTTGCCAGCTTCGATGAGGCCAACAGCCAGTGGAAGGTAGATGCAGGTAACTATCTCTTCAAGGTAGGTAGTGATGTAGAGAACATCAAGGGTACTGCTACATTGAAGGTGGCAGAATATACCGAGAAGACAAGCAATGCCTGCGCTCCTAAGGTTCAGCTGAACTATCTGAAGCAAAAGTAG
- a CDS encoding GLPGLI family protein gives MKKIILALATLLFMGSAATKAQVTKVTVRSISGNSKEEVENIDNAKYRITYEGKWVNNPSIKPFIYTDSEMRLDIGEKATSFYDRTKQVKDSLMNEKAKTGNFDFSDLPKGGRFPFSYYKNYPSTGKSIQLESVGTTDYKCTENVETPDWQLIPDSATTIIGYHCQLAKTNFKGRTWYAWYAEDIPMPEGPWKLIGLPGLTLKAYDENKEYSFTAIGMSTLTAPTPITFPKAKREEISQKDLREFKEKFTPGMVLETLNIKNIKIQDEKGNPIDMKKFMNKKNVFNPIELQ, from the coding sequence ATGAAGAAAATCATCTTAGCTTTAGCAACCTTGCTCTTTATGGGAAGTGCTGCAACAAAAGCACAAGTCACAAAAGTCACTGTGCGCTCTATCTCGGGAAACAGTAAGGAGGAAGTCGAGAACATCGACAACGCCAAGTATCGCATTACCTATGAGGGGAAATGGGTGAACAATCCTTCCATCAAACCCTTCATCTACACGGATAGCGAGATGCGCCTCGACATTGGTGAAAAGGCGACCAGCTTCTATGACAGAACGAAACAGGTAAAGGATTCACTCATGAACGAAAAAGCCAAAACTGGCAATTTCGACTTCTCCGATTTACCTAAAGGTGGAAGATTCCCGTTCTCCTACTACAAGAACTATCCGTCTACTGGCAAATCCATCCAATTGGAATCTGTCGGCACTACAGATTACAAATGCACAGAGAACGTGGAGACACCCGACTGGCAACTCATCCCCGACAGCGCAACAACCATCATCGGTTATCATTGCCAACTAGCCAAGACCAACTTCAAGGGAAGAACTTGGTATGCATGGTACGCCGAAGACATTCCTATGCCAGAAGGTCCTTGGAAGCTGATTGGACTGCCGGGCTTGACACTGAAAGCATACGATGAAAACAAAGAATATTCATTCACAGCCATCGGCATGAGTACGTTGACAGCACCAACACCTATCACGTTCCCCAAGGCTAAGAGAGAAGAGATTAGCCAAAAAGACCTCAGAGAATTCAAAGAGAAGTTTACGCCTGGAATGGTGTTGGAAACATTAAACATCAAGAACATAAAAATACAGGACGAAAAGGGCAACCCTATTGACATGAAGAAATTCATGAATAAGAAGAATGTCTTCAATCCGATTGAACTTCAATAA